Proteins encoded in a region of the Lepeophtheirus salmonis chromosome 6, UVic_Lsal_1.4, whole genome shotgun sequence genome:
- the LOC121120760 gene encoding trehalose transporter 1-like protein — protein sequence MAIKDTDNHPSIMESKNKEGLSTSMSLRWKFAMGFLLSGMVFNGYIYGFPNAASYSLKTESGLNKEQISWISSISNLGVPIGSLLSGFIMNLMGRKLASLIFLGGSYMISRSLLIFAATLFESSETNMIFFFIASGRFIAGICQGFCNCLIILYAMEICRTQKQKIETGVISALFGYSATLISYVVGSFVNWKILTALQSLWSIPFIIGVILFVPESPVYFILKGQQDKALQSMTKLFGSDASYIYESYNYKKPGADMDKRAHKYLWTPSEIKNLFIGIGIMFFYQFAGYIVVNNNINDILASGNLISIDEFRPENIASIVISGAGLFGVLLGLYITTKYSIKGKWLLIGSGILSSMAFFVIGFVNYYKLYYKDYSAMYLYVGTTALVTHILFYSAGYGSFCLPIIAESQSPSVRPMAMSIIMTLGGGFAFLNAKSYYDLTEYLGGRLDFCFYIYGAINLLGTIFMKYFIRKDI from the exons ATGGCTATAAAGGACACAGATAACCATCCTTCCATCATGGAAAGTAAGAACAAAGAGGGTTTATCAACGTCTATGAGTCTGAGATGGAAATTTGCTATGGGCTTTTTACTATCTGGAATGGTGTTTAATGGGTACATCTATGGTTTCCCAAATGCAGCCTCTTATTCCTTAAAAACTGAAAGTGGACTAAATAAGGAACAAATCTCTTGGATATCCAGTATTTCAAATTTGGGAGTTCCTATTGGCTCCTTACTAAGCGGGTTTATCATGAATTTAATGGGTAGAAAGTTGGCATCTCTCATCTTCCTTGGGGGATCGTATATGATCAGTCGATCTCTTTTAATATTTGCCGCAACTCTCTTTGAAAGTAGCGaaacaaatatgatatttttcttcattgccTCTGGAAGATTCATTGCAGGGATTTGTCAG GGTTTTTGTAATTGTCTCATTATTCTGTATGCTATGGAAATATGcagaacacaaaaacaaaaaatagaaactgGTGTAATATCTGCACTTTTTGGTTATTCAGCGACCTTGATCTCATATGTCGTGGGGTCCTTTGTGAATTGGAAAATCCTCACGGCACTTCAAAGTCTATGGTCGATCCCATTCATCATTGGAGTCATTCTATTTGTACCTGAGTCTCCTGTGTATTTCATATTGAAAGGTCAACAGGATAAAGCGCTCCAGAGCATGACAAAGCTGTTTGGATCCGATGCAAGTTATATTTATGAGAGTTATAAT TACAAAAAGCCAGGAGCTGACATGGATAAAAGAGCACACAAATACCTTTGGACCCCTTCAGAGATAAAGAATTTGTTCATTGGGATcggaataatgtttttttatcaatttgctggctatattgttgtcaataataacattaatgATATTCTAGCGAGCGGAAATCTCATCTCAATAGATGAGTTCCGTCCAGAAAATATCGCATCTATCGTCATTTCTGGAGCTGGTCTCTTTGGAGTCCTACTTGGACTCTACATCACAACCAAATACTCAATAAAAGGAAAGTGGTTACTCATAGGTTCTGGTATACTCTCATCCATGGCCTTTTTTGTAATTGGATTtgtaaattattacaaattatactATAAAGATTATTCTGCAATGTATCTATACGTTGGAACCACTGCCCTCGTGACACATATACTTTTCTACAGCGCGGGCTATGGGTCATTCTGCCTTCCTATTATAGCTGAAAGTCAATCTCCTTCAGTACGGCCGATGGCTATGTCCATTATCATGACACTTGGAGGTGGCTTTGCATTTTTGAATGCCAAGTCCTATTATGACTTGACAGAGTATCTCGGAGGAAGATTAGACttttgtttctatatttatGGTGCTATCAATTTACTTGGaaccatttttatgaaatatttcataCGAAAAGACATTTAA
- the LOC121120761 gene encoding uncharacterized oxidoreductase YjmC isoform X2 codes for MIDSLSKVGCPHDHSLLLSDLLLQADYRGHFSHGLNRFEMYVDDIRTEMTDPKVTPAVLKETPSTAWVDGQNGLGVVVGDFCMKLAIQKAKDSGIGLVSAKGSNHFGMCQWYSEQALNDGLIGLSFTNTSPLATPTRSKDRLFGTNPLCISAPGLNGDYFTLDMATTTVALGKIEMQRRKNEELPSLSWALGADGHPTRNADEAFNNGCGLMPLGGSETNSGYKGYGLAMMVELLCGVLADAQYGPFIRKWMNRETPGKANLGQCFISINPKVFGEGFSSRLQVLMDVIRHSSPADDSLPVLVPGDPETAHRRKVDSEGGILYTEDHIISYAILAKELGVEPMKSLKDLL; via the exons ATGATCGACTCTTTGTCCAAAGTGGGTTGTCCTCATGATCACTCTTTGTTATTATCGGATCTTCTCCTTCAAGCAGACTATAGAGGACATTTTTCTCATGGGCTCAATCGATTTGAAATGTATGTCGATGATATCAGAACTGAAATGACGGATCCAAAAGTAACGCCAGCCGTGCTTAAAGAAACTCCTTCCACGGCTTGGGTTGATGGCCAAAACGGACTGGGAGTCGTTGTTG GGGATTTTTGTATGAAACTTGCTATACAAAAAGCAAAGGACTCTGGAATTGGATTAGTTTCAGCGAAGGGATCTAATCATTTCGGTATGTGTCAATGGTATTCAGAACAAGCTTTAAATGATGGATTAATAGGCTTGTCTTTTACAAATACATCTCCATTGGCTACACCGACACGCTCAAAAGATCGATTATTTGGTACAAATCCCCTTTGT ATTTCTGCACCTGGGTTAAATGGAGACTATTTTACACTGGACATGGCTACTACAACAGTTGCCCTTGGAAAGATTGAAATGCAAAGACGAAAGAATGAAGAACTTCCATCTTTATCCTGGGCACTTGGAGCTGATGGGCATCCAACACGG AATGCAGATGAAGCTTTTAATAATGGCTGTGGCCTAATGCCTCTTGGTGGAAGTGAAACTAATTCTGGCTATAAAGGATATGGCTTGGCCATGATGGTTGAACTACTTTGTGGAGTCTTAGCTGATGCCCAATACGGTCCATTCATACGAAAATGGATGAATAGAG agacaCCGGGGAAAGCAAATTTGGGTCAATGTTTCATTTCAATAAATCCTAAAGTTTTTGGTGAGGGATTTTCTTCACGACTCCAAGTTCTAATGGATGTAATTCGTCACTCTTCGCCTGCAGATGATTCTTTACCAGTGTTAGTACCAGGCGATCCCGAAACCGCTCATCGGCGAAAAGTAGATTCTGAAGGAGGGATTTTATATACAGAAGATCACATTATTTCTTATGCTATACTAGCCAAAGAACTTGGTGTTGAGCCAATGAAATCTTTGAAAGATTTACTCTAA
- the LOC121120761 gene encoding uncharacterized oxidoreductase YjmC isoform X1, with product MRIKAGILRSAFESMKGKVSHSDRLIPKDEVNRFMIDSLSKVGCPHDHSLLLSDLLLQADYRGHFSHGLNRFEMYVDDIRTEMTDPKVTPAVLKETPSTAWVDGQNGLGVVVGDFCMKLAIQKAKDSGIGLVSAKGSNHFGMCQWYSEQALNDGLIGLSFTNTSPLATPTRSKDRLFGTNPLCISAPGLNGDYFTLDMATTTVALGKIEMQRRKNEELPSLSWALGADGHPTRNADEAFNNGCGLMPLGGSETNSGYKGYGLAMMVELLCGVLADAQYGPFIRKWMNRETPGKANLGQCFISINPKVFGEGFSSRLQVLMDVIRHSSPADDSLPVLVPGDPETAHRRKVDSEGGILYTEDHIISYAILAKELGVEPMKSLKDLL from the exons ATGAGGATTAAAGCCGGGATTTTAAGATCAGCATTTGAATCTATGAAAGGGAAGGTCTCTCACTCGGACAGATTAATTCCTAAA GATGAGGTGAATAGATTCATGATCGACTCTTTGTCCAAAGTGGGTTGTCCTCATGATCACTCTTTGTTATTATCGGATCTTCTCCTTCAAGCAGACTATAGAGGACATTTTTCTCATGGGCTCAATCGATTTGAAATGTATGTCGATGATATCAGAACTGAAATGACGGATCCAAAAGTAACGCCAGCCGTGCTTAAAGAAACTCCTTCCACGGCTTGGGTTGATGGCCAAAACGGACTGGGAGTCGTTGTTG GGGATTTTTGTATGAAACTTGCTATACAAAAAGCAAAGGACTCTGGAATTGGATTAGTTTCAGCGAAGGGATCTAATCATTTCGGTATGTGTCAATGGTATTCAGAACAAGCTTTAAATGATGGATTAATAGGCTTGTCTTTTACAAATACATCTCCATTGGCTACACCGACACGCTCAAAAGATCGATTATTTGGTACAAATCCCCTTTGT ATTTCTGCACCTGGGTTAAATGGAGACTATTTTACACTGGACATGGCTACTACAACAGTTGCCCTTGGAAAGATTGAAATGCAAAGACGAAAGAATGAAGAACTTCCATCTTTATCCTGGGCACTTGGAGCTGATGGGCATCCAACACGG AATGCAGATGAAGCTTTTAATAATGGCTGTGGCCTAATGCCTCTTGGTGGAAGTGAAACTAATTCTGGCTATAAAGGATATGGCTTGGCCATGATGGTTGAACTACTTTGTGGAGTCTTAGCTGATGCCCAATACGGTCCATTCATACGAAAATGGATGAATAGAG agacaCCGGGGAAAGCAAATTTGGGTCAATGTTTCATTTCAATAAATCCTAAAGTTTTTGGTGAGGGATTTTCTTCACGACTCCAAGTTCTAATGGATGTAATTCGTCACTCTTCGCCTGCAGATGATTCTTTACCAGTGTTAGTACCAGGCGATCCCGAAACCGCTCATCGGCGAAAAGTAGATTCTGAAGGAGGGATTTTATATACAGAAGATCACATTATTTCTTATGCTATACTAGCCAAAGAACTTGGTGTTGAGCCAATGAAATCTTTGAAAGATTTACTCTAA